DNA from Tripterygium wilfordii isolate XIE 37 chromosome 4, ASM1340144v1, whole genome shotgun sequence:
TCATTGAGGGTAGCAAATAAGAAATACTTTTGTTTCATAGTAATATCAAGTGAATCCAGAGACTTATTTTCAATCTCATTTTGTCAAACGACTTGCTTGCATGATGTATGAAGATTTGATTAAATCTCAAATAAACCATAGCAATGTTTTAATACCATTGCAGGCATCATCAACTTACAAaccctgataaaaaaaaaacttacaaacCATTTGATCTTAGGTCTGGATTCGTGGACAAACTGAGGGCACAATTCCTGAAATGAACAGTGTATTAGAGTTCTAAATCAAAGATGAAATCCTCACCAAAATTTCCATTAGAGATATCTTGACATGTTCTACCTGCCCCCCCACAAGGCACCAATATGTCCTATAAGCTAACACTTTCTCAATACAATATCGAATTCTCCACAATTATTAAGCAAGTAGATCCAGGTATTGCAGGAAGAAACCTTCCAAACTCATCCCCTTTCTTGTTTTCATGACATCcctcttccaaaaaaaaataaaaaatcacacACACTTCAGCAACATTATCCATATTGGCAAAACCTCCACAAGACAGCAGACTCTCACTTTACAGATGCTCCGGACTTTTCTAACCTACAAGCAGCAAGTTCAACTGTAAGTGATTTAAAACCAAGAAGACATCATTACTAATGCAAACCAACAGAATTCCAGATCAGGCTGAacaattttgaaaatgataatTGGTCAGTAAGACTATAGTCATGGAACCCCCAATCGAGTCGGCACTACTGAAAACTCTTGTAGCAATCATAGCCACTGAATTTGTGCCTAACTAATGGTTAGGTTTTGTATCCACTTTGTTCACAAGAAACTTACCAGCAAAGcaataataaaactataaaaagaaATCAGTAATACCATCAATTAAAttgacaaacaaaaacaaacagagGTTGCCCTGATGTTGAAAAAAGCCATTCATGTTCTGAGTCTTTTTATAAGAAGTGCGCAAGCTCTTCTTGTAATTCCAAACTAGCAACAGCAAACATAACACAATCACAGAAGTAAAACAAATGCATTTACCTGGTAGGAACGTGCGTACGTTCATGGGGGAAAAATAGTCTCACTCTTAAAAAACCATGAAGTTGCTGCAATAGGTGAACGGATATAAACTGATAAcatatactccctccgtcccattttgcTTGTCCTTTCtattttgggatgtcccaaaactagtgtcacttttcttcattaattaacaaatttATTGTTGTATTCCAAACTTATCCTTATCactttaattacccttgtttcaagaaaaaaaaagtaacactaTAAATAAGGGCAAATTTGGAATAACATATTTTTTTGTGTacttgaattgcattaaataaTGTCTCCTTAAGACGTTAGATTTCCAAAGGAGGAAAAtcaaaatgggacggagggagtaagtAATAAGGCCCTTCTGAGATCTTAATGGAGTAGCATGCAGACAAAACGTTAAGCACCATGAAGATAACAAAAGCTTAACAACAAAGAAAAGATAACCGTTAAGGATACAAAAGAGGATACAGATGAAGCTAAAATTGCTGAAGCCTGATAACTTCCTACTGCAGATTATGTTTGTGAATCACGTCAAGAATCATGTCCCAAAAAAGACAAAACCCACATGAAAAACAGAACTTTatataaaattcagattaaaaaaatttaaaaataaataatgacgACATTAACTTACCCCAAATAGTCAAATTACTGTTGGTTTCTCATAGATGCGAGGAATGCCCTTCCACTAAATCACAACCAGTGccatttttggaatttttgggtCTGACACTCTTGCCCAGTCGATACAATATCAATACTTATCATGAGATTCTGAAGGATCATATCTGTCTccaaatgcacttttgacaacAGAGTCTGAAATATGATGATCATGAGATTCTGAAGGATCATATCTGTCCCTGAATGCACTTCTGACAACAGAGTCTGAAATATGATGTCCATATTTGCTCCGTTCTCGCTTGCTTTTACTTTTCAACTTATGATCATCCTTTCCGACTGTAAACCTATCTGTGTGATTTGAATCATGATAATTTGATAGAAAGTCATGACCATCGGACTTACCAGATGATCTTTTCATCTCATGTGGCTTGGTTCTAGTAACTTCCACATCATCTAGCACCCTATCATGGATTCTCTGACTGGACCGTTCACGACTTCGATATCTTTCTGGGCTTTCAGAATCATACTCTCCACGATGCTTGTTCCTACCCGTACTTCTCTTATCTTCTAAAGACCCACTGCTCCCATGACGTCCCCGATTAGTTCTCCCATGACCATTAAAATTTGAGGATGATTGTCCGACATACTTGTCTGGAATACCTCTAGTTGCTTCCAATGAGTCAGCATTCATAGATTTTTGCCCATCAGCATCCAACACAAAGTGCTGACCAGAGGGTGATCCAAGCAAAGCGCCTTTCTCTTTAGTTCTCTTCTCATAGTAACCAATTCCACCAGCTTCTTGTATTCCTTCCATGTACTCCTCTATTATATCTCTCATCACCTATGGATGAAGATATTCGAAAATATTAAAGATACACATGCTACCACATGAAGTTACATGACAAGGATTATTTCGAAAAGGATTATGAaaaaaagggaaagggaaaacttataaatttataagtcaAATCTAAAAAGGTTGCACCTATAGAAATGCAATCGCCCTTGAAACATATGTCAGATGACTAAGACATTCAAACAGATGCATGCAACCTTTACCACCAAATTAGTCCACAAAATCTATTAGGAGGTAAATGAATGGAACTATGTGGATCTGTTAAGCTGGGAGTTACCAGACAAGTTCCTACCTGTAAGGTTGTCCTCTTCACCTTCTTCCCACGATATGACATTCTTCGCCGTTTGTAGTCCCTTTCTTCAGCCAATAATTCTTCTTTTGTCTTAAACTTATTCGAGTCCTTatgcaaacaaagaaaacatgGGCATTGAAAGAATGAGAGTTAAAAAACAGCAGCAAACTATTAAAAGAAGCAGGATCAATTTAGGGCATAGGACGTATAACAGACAGTTCCTAATAGGCAACATACTGTAACGTTAACTCGTTGCCTAGTTTTCTTGGTAATAATTATGAGTTCTAAAAGTTTAATAAAATCAACATTGAAAGATTATTCCCTTGAGGAAATTAAATGTACAATTtgttaacaaaatatataaCCCTGGGAAACAAACTGTAGAATGAACCAAACTAACTGCATTTGCCCTCTTATAAGTTAAACTCACTTCTAACGGTAAAATATCTTGCAATCAACTGATGACATTTACTAATTTGACATAGAATATCTTTTCCTTCACAATAAATGGAACAATCAGAAATTTTCCACTACAATGTGAGCCAAACTTGCCTCACTATCAATATAATATCTAAAAGCACTGAGTAAAACAAAGGAGGATACGTTACCCACATAAATCTCATAGGACATAAATAAATCATACAGTCCATATGACTCCCCTACTTCACCTCATCTACGGCGCAAAGTCATCGCTACTAATCAGTGACGTAATGCAATTAACACATACCTGATTAGATGATCTCTGCCGAGGAAGGCCATCGTGATCGATTATAGGTCTGTAATCAGAACGTTTTTTCCGCTCCTCATCAGCTTTTGATGACACATAAGCATGTTCAGCCATCCTATACATGAAAAGAAGATCTTTAACGCTTCAGCAATTTTGCATGAACCAacgcaaaacacaaaacaaactgACAATTCCATGGTATAAATATAATGCAGGTGTAACATAACAATATCATTGTTTCCAGTCAAATTTAAGAAATAGTGAATTAGTTCATATGGATGATGTGGTTGAGGTGCAGAGCCtaatttaattaattcaaaACTTAGCCATCTTATCTATGCTATTTGCAAGCTTGTACTTCATGTAACTAGTATCAGTTAGATGCATATTCATTTATCTGTGAAGGACAGAAGGACGTATGCAAGGGTTGGCCCATTACCTAGAAACTCACACATAGTTCTAAATGAGTCCCCTTCTAactattcctctctctctctgctccTAGATGCTATGCCATTTCAATTGAACCTCACTCCAGGAACTAGTCTGTAATATGCTTCGCTACCCTCCATCTACTCGGTCAAAATTGCAATAGATTGCAATTTGTTCATTTCACTCATTTAAAAATAGTATTCACCACTTGCCGCCTGATTATCAAAGGGTATTGTGAGAACAAACAACTCAGAAAACTCGACTTCCTATAGATCTACcaagaaaaagtaaaagaaaggtTGAATGAAGCAAAGAAGGCTATGGGTCTCTTGAATAACACATAAAAACTAATACAGAAATAGAGTAGCCGAGCGACGAAGTAGAATAGTTTATGAAATGAACATGCTTCACATTAAAAGTAACACAAAATGGCATGGCAAAATTTGAGGCAtaggtaaaaataaaatttataaatattctAACCTTCAACTTATTCTAGGTCAAGAACAAAACAccattccattaaaaaaaattaaaagaaaaaatagaacacTAATAGTAATCCAAAAGCTAGAAATATAATCATACCTTTGATATCTTGTAAACTGCTGAGAAACCTGTGAACCCTTAATTTTCTGTTCAAGCAAGGACCGCTCAAGCACTGCTGCAACTGCTGCTGCCACTTGGGACACAAAAATCACCTCACAATCTACGTGTTTACCCACCAGTTTACCTATTTCAACCCCCATACGCCTTTCAACTGGCTCTTCAAATCTGACATCTTTGGCATGAATTGTGTTTACACAGAGTTCATTATTTATAGAAGAATGTGTACTTGTTTCCTCCAAGGGAATCAACAACACCTGAGGTGCAGCTTCTAATAAAAATTGCTTAAATATATTGATAGCAAAGCACCTTCCATTCACTTCACCATACAAAACAGAAAGCTGGGATGCAAACCACATCAAAACCTGAACCAATATGGGACACTTCAAGCTTACCCTTCTCTTTGTATCACCCACGACAGTCTGCTCATcagatactctatttagtaccaACTCTTCCAAACTAAAAGCTTCCTTTACAATTGCTTTCAAGCAAAGCCTGAATAGCACATATACATGGTCTCTCAAATGAACATCAATCACAACACCATAGCGCGGGGAATTTGCAATTATCCATTTCGTCAAATTACTGTTCTTCACTATTTTCGACCCCAAAATTGCACAAGCAACACTGTATGAGTACTCAATTGGATAATTGCCACCCCACCCTTCAACCTCAACCCTAATAGTCCAAAACTCCGACGGCAAAACCTTAAATTCCAACCTCTCAGAGAACTGGACCTCAACTTCTCCCCTGCCATCGCGAACAACAAAATTTGCGCATTCTTTCAGTAAGACCCCAGGCAACGTTAACATTCTCTTCGAATCATCCAAGTCTAACGAATTTACAACAGCAGGGCAATCTTTGTAAAAGAAATTAGAACCAAAATTACCATAATAATCATCCAACGAGAAGCAGAGTTCAGCACAGGGATCGGGTAACTCTTGAGTGAAGGGGACGCGGTCATGGGAATTCAGGGTTTTGGGGTAGTGGAGGGAATCGAGAACGTCGTCAGTTATAGGTGGAATAGGAGAGAAGGGGCAACGAAGGGAGTGCAGGAAGAGAGATTCCGGCGGCATGAGGTGGTGGGGGTTGAAGGGGCAGGGTACATGGTCCGGTTTAGGAGGGAGAGGGAGGAGTGTAGAGAGGGAATCGAGGGTTTGACGAGATTGAGAGATGAGTGATGTTAGAGAAGAGAGTGTGGCGGAGAGATCCAAAATTGGGGGTTTTTGAGAATTGAAGGAGACGTTAAAATTAGGGCTAGTAGGGTTTTgagaggatgagaaattagggTTAGGGCTAGGAACTGGAGCTTGATGAGGGAGGGTGAAGGACTGGTAGTGCGAAAATGGATGCATCAAGCCTCCGTGTCCGTGTACAAAATTTGCAGGAGGAGCTACGAATGCAAATCAATGGCCGGAGGAGACAGTAGGGCAGCAGTTTTTTTTTAGGGAAATGTCGAGATAAATCCTTCACTAACAATTTTGTTCTAATAAGGatattcaaataaattttgtttcataaatcccattaaatttaaaaaatattctataaagaacaaaaatttattttattgacaaaatactCTCATCTTCCATATATGACCCTCAAAAAATATGAGTTTCCTACGATGACTATTTCGGCCAACCAATAGATAGGAATGATGCGCCTAGGTTTGGGTTACATTCCCGTGGTGGTGGTTTGCGGAGGCGACGTCTCTGGTGTCGGATCAAACACTTTTCTTCACGGTTGAGCTCGGCTtcaagatcaaaatcaaatggAATCAATAACTAACAGCGATGAATTGATGACTGGATGTTGGTCGTGGTGCTCCGACGTTTCTTTTTAATTGGTCGACTGCCTTGATTGATGGGCGGACAGTGGTGGTTCACCATTCCCACGAATCTAGTAATTTGTTATCTATTTTACTGATATGTTTGAAAACTGAAACACGAAAATTTCATTTGGTAATGCCATCACAATGAAGGTAGAAAAACGAAATTTTTGTGAAAACATTTATAATATCATCATATGCAAAACAAAtacacaatatcatcaaaacaaatataatatctgcagatcTGAAACATATATAATTTCTGCAGATCTGAAAAATCATAtctaaaaacaataacaatTTTCACTTATTTGACTAGATCAAGTTCTAGAGTTGATGCGCCTTGGTTCGGTGAGTTgattggtggtggtgatggttgtCGGCGTTGGCCGAATTGGCCGGATCAGACTATTTTTCAAACAATGGTCTGTGATTTCACAAAGTTTTTCTAATGACTCAAAGTGATCATCGACGGTCGGTGATGATTGGGCTTTACTCGAGCTTCCATGGAGCTTCATTTTGGTGTTTTGTTCTCCATGAATGATGGCCGAACGACAATATTTCCTCATAGGGACACGAGGAAGaatgaggaagaagaatgaagaagaagaaggaacaaCATTTTAATAAGTTTGaagcttttatcattttttctaaagtttttttgacTTGTTTTTATTGGAACACAACTCTCACAATTTGTTTTATGTgtaaaaaaccttttttttcaaaagagcAGCAGTTCTTAGTGGCTCTTTTATCGAAGTATGCAATTTAGGCTCTGTTTCGCAGAGCGGAAATcttaattttcaatgctaacggaaatgctgtgaaaaatatgctgaacttaaagctgtgaaatatgctgtgaggtgtttggtgcactaaaaactgacgctagcggaaaaactgttgaaataacgtattataatattatttttatttttatattaaaattaatctaataaatataattcttattaaaattaattttaagtattaattaataaatatttttaatttttaattaataaaatattaatatttctttattttaagtattataactgttaaaatatttttatagtattaaaactgttaaaaataattttaagtattaaaattatatttaagctaataaatataatttattattaaaattagttgtaatttgtttttatatcaaaactgaaattaatgttttaaatattaaaagaaattaatgttaTAAATATTACTTGTAGGACccacaatattaaaaaataagaaaatgtaaCGATGATGTGGGGtccacatcattaaaaaaaagaaaaaagaaaagaagtaggAGGCTAAACGCTTCCCGCTGTGGATAGCAGCTCCCTTTGGGAGCTTCTTTTCCTTCAGCGGATCCGCTGCACCGTTTGGTGCAGCGGAAGTTGACAGCGGCTAGTGGAGCGGATCCGCTACACAGGCACTTAGCCACAAGCGTTTAGCCTATTTTCATAAACATTTATTTTGTGTGTGTGCAGAATTCAATTATTAAAACTACAAGAGGCGTTAatgcaattaaataaaattttgaggGACCTCTTTTATCGAAATATCCAATTCGGCTACTAGAGTTTAGTCTATTGCATTAACGCCTTTTAGGTTTTTATTTGTGctaaattcaaatttttttttgatggatgCTAAATTCAATTATTAAAATTACAAGAGGTGTTAGCGAAATTAAATAATACTTTGAGCCTTTGAGGGGATTGATTATATAGTAATGGATGTGGATTATCgtgtatataaaaaatatattactttTTTAATGTATGTTTATTATGTATgatattctttttttattatatgtatgaaaatatatacatgaaggttattcattattaattgagttttttttatagcaatgagaggtggttcggttgacaatcgactaggttagacatatgtgtgttgaAGTttcaattccaatgagaaataaaTTTCTTAGcgatatttcaatttttttttgagtttttattaCTTGAAAGAGATTTAGAAACtgtaataaaaagattaaaaagagAGATTTAGAAACTGCTATTTCCTTGCTTGATTTTATATGATTGTTTGTGTGTATTATATTGGAAGAGAGATTTTGAATCTACTCAATGTTTTCCTGACCATGTCATTTTTgtgatataaaaaatatagtgacATTGGCATCGTTTGACTTACAATAGTATACAAGCAAATCCCAAACTAAAATCTTGGTagcaataataaaaaagattgaCTATACCaaaccattaattaattatttcaagAATCTATGTTATCGTCAACGGAGCTTTTATTCCAAATTTTTGGGTTGGGTAAATGAGTATGAGAAAATTAATTATCATCATCCGAAGTTTTATCACAAAAATTTTGGGTTGACTACATTAgtataagaaaataaacaacGAGAATCCATTAAGTGTTTTCATTTCTACCAAACATCTATTATGgtgaatttaaaacaaaacataacatAAATTGGTTCTAGTGAACCAAACATTGATAGAGGCACACAAGCAACCTCTTTATTTGTAAACAACTATATCATAACCACCACAATGAAATGCAGTTCTAATTGTTAATTAGTCGAGAACTTTTTTTGAAGATCCTCCACTATATTCTTGTCTAGTTGAAAGGCTTTAGTGAGAACATCAGGGTTGATT
Protein-coding regions in this window:
- the LOC119996644 gene encoding U11/U12 small nuclear ribonucleoprotein 48 kDa protein, producing the protein MHPFSHYQSFTLPHQAPVPSPNPNFSSSQNPTSPNFNVSFNSQKPPILDLSATLSSLTSLISQSRQTLDSLSTLLPLPPKPDHVPCPFNPHHLMPPESLFLHSLRCPFSPIPPITDDVLDSLHYPKTLNSHDRVPFTQELPDPCAELCFSLDDYYGNFGSNFFYKDCPAVVNSLDLDDSKRMLTLPGVLLKECANFVVRDGRGEVEVQFSERLEFKVLPSEFWTIRVEVEGWGGNYPIEYSYSVACAILGSKIVKNSNLTKWIIANSPRYGVVIDVHLRDHVYVLFRLCLKAIVKEAFSLEELVLNRVSDEQTVVGDTKRRVSLKCPILVQVLMWFASQLSVLYGEVNGRCFAINIFKQFLLEAAPQVLLIPLEETSTHSSINNELCVNTIHAKDVRFEEPVERRMGVEIGKLVGKHVDCEVIFVSQVAAAVAAVLERSLLEQKIKGSQVSQQFTRYQRMAEHAYVSSKADEERKKRSDYRPIIDHDGLPRQRSSNQDSNKFKTKEELLAEERDYKRRRMSYRGKKVKRTTLQVMRDIIEEYMEGIQEAGGIGYYEKRTKEKGALLGSPSGQHFVLDADGQKSMNADSLEATRGIPDKYVGQSSSNFNGHGRTNRGRHGSSGSLEDKRSTGRNKHRGEYDSESPERYRSRERSSQRIHDRVLDDVEVTRTKPHEMKRSSGKSDGHDFLSNYHDSNHTDRFTVGKDDHKLKSKSKRERSKYGHHISDSVVRSAFRDRYDPSESHDHHISDSVVKSAFGDRYDPSESHDKY